The following are encoded together in the Bactrocera neohumeralis isolate Rockhampton chromosome 6, APGP_CSIRO_Bneo_wtdbg2-racon-allhic-juicebox.fasta_v2, whole genome shotgun sequence genome:
- the LOC126762176 gene encoding protein inturned, translating to MRKSQPLLPNEQHNSARLGLHSAEGGSESYSSESTFSDSYTDSSDLANWEEYVADDGTLFYAEYLPQARRPLHEKRIEFARSSSLRMGKKTARRQQQQQQQEQKQTSQQRQAQQPAQQGKAHGSGRQAQTAAQAPAHEHRFSHISKSHETPCYKQLELVITAADRFRFGRRSTAVESILGFRVVPFPDQPECLMVDSFVHAMPTMLQQQYQQQQQQQQQQLQQHPTTQSPSETAEIERGDWFKSLDDIEVRTSNVDELLLQFVEPTKVCLKFQGAARQAEGAGSAAHANGNAGAVGGAAELQKVENFAMFAQIFEKLQPRALTATVEADKGTTAQPVKATTDATPDVALPFALLILPPECYQNDQYKDSLYYYPEDAQTNFLYKARGSFLTLNAVLTEELQTKPLISRLQVDNVTYFVCYRSLNGLLVLFAYAAAYHSQPEAGLRADELIGYIRFAFPTLNLENFTNGNATTAALRSFLHHFCGIQRVRILRAHRKQPVLFEELLKESRHMPLPKEAQLRIFDALSEMEAMDYRNWNDEPLNTHREFFIHGSALYYDHYLLASQMPLEVRASVELFMRCRGIFEFISEQSVKELYVWEEVALPQATGRYFLTICSRSHLILAVILKIFDAPDLSPDDTVPPSLFYIEEIQETLDHLIQCGIESLAIFWSISNKRPEVLDKVEQPDDASAEKESRKIENFIKQKFSAAASAATGGATTQERAGNQRTLGFDEETHLCSSLGGSSIHSLTPSEDDSSRKRLTASSVINATTSNAGNNEDSDSGGSDWDNFGEQNPLHYGCDSELQSPMTESLWKEINNVVPVKISAGWKNAVFYYVYVDNTNGSVFCPLKANSESFPFLAEMRKACHTIRAVLQNTKHYRRLLAQENSKPAVGKGMLAIKEHGMTIQVREFTDATATSTSDAESVVKGRFVVVGRLFNSPLKEVYVCHKPDVPQNMVEMAFRLSFFSVG from the coding sequence ATGCGCAAATCACAGCCACTGCTGCCGAATGAACAACACAATAGCGCACGTTTAGGGCTGCACAGCGCGGAAGGTGGCTCCGAAAGCTACTCTTCCGAATCTACATTTAGCGACTCATACACCGATAGCAGTGATTTGGCCAATTGGGAGGAATATGTAGCCGATGATGGCACGCTGTTCTACGCCGAGTATCTGCCGCAAGCGCGTCGACCGCTACATGAGAAGCGCATTGAGTTTGCGCGCAGCAGTTCGCTGCGCATGGGCAAGAAGACAGcgcgacgacaacaacaacagcaacagcaagaaCAGAAACAAACAAGCCAACAGCGACAGGCGCAGCAGCCAGCGCAGCAGGGCAAAGCGCACGGTAGTGGCCGGCAGGCGCAGACAGCTGCACAGGCACCCGCGCATGAGCACCGTTTCTCACACATTAGCAAGTCACACGAAACGCCGTGCTACAAGCAATTGGAATTGGTAATTACGGCAGCGGATCGTTTTCGCTTTGGTCGTCGCTCTACCGCCGTCGAGTCGATACTTGGCTTCCGTGTGGTGCCGTTCCCAGACCAGCCGGAGTGCTTAATGGTTGACAGCTTCGTGCATGCCATGCCCACCATGCTGCAACAGcaataccaacaacagcaacaacaacaacaacagcagctacaGCAACATCCAACTACACAATCACCAAGCGAGACCGCGGAAATCGAGCGTGGCGATTGGTTTAAGTCTTTGGATGACATCGAAGTGCGCACCAGCAATGTAGATGAACTGTTGTTGCAGTTCGTTGAACCCACTAAAGTGTGTCTAAAGTTTCAGGGCGCTGCACGTCAAGCTGAAGGCGCTGGCAGTGCGGCGCATGCAAATGGTAACGCGGGCGCTGTGGGTGGCGCGGCTGAACTGCAAAAGGTGGAAAATTTCGCAATGTTTGCGCAAATATTTGAGAAATTGCAACCGCGCGCGTTAACCGCAACAGTCGAAGCTGATAAGGGCACAACTGCGCAGCCGGTCAAAGCTACTACCGATGCCACGCCAGATGTTGCATTGCCATTCGCGCTACTCATACTGCCGCCTGAGTGTTATCAAAATGATCAATATAAAGACTCTTTGTACTATTATCCCGAAGATGCGCAAACGAATTTTCTTTATAAGGCGCGTGGCAGCTTTCTCACGCTGAACGCTGTGCTCACCGAggagctgcaaacgaaaccgcTCATCTCACGTCTACAAGTCGACAATGTCACCTACTTCGTCTGCTATCGCTCACTCAACGGCCTGCTTGTGCTCTTCGCTTATGCTGCCGCTTATCATTCACAGCCGGAGGCTGGTCTGCGCGCCGATGAACTCATCGGTTATATACGTTTCGCCTTTCCCACGCTCAATTTGGAGAACTTCACTAATGGCAATGCAACGACCGCCGCCCTGCGTAGTTTTCTACATCATTTCTGTGGCATACAACGTGTGCGCATATTGCGCGCACACCGCAAACAGCCGGTACTCTTCGAGGAGTTGCTCAAAGAGTCACGCCATATGCCGTTGCCGAAGGAGGCGCAGCTGCGCATATTTGATGCGTTGAGCGAAATGGAGGCCATGGATTATAGAAATTGGAATGATGAGCCATTGAATACGCATCGTGAATTTTTCATACACGGCAGCGCTTTGTACTACGATCATTACTTGCTTGCCTCGCAAATGCCCTTGGAGGTGCGCGCAAGCGTGGAGCTCTTCATGCGCTGTCGCGGCATATTTGAGTTTATTAGCGAGCAGAGCGTGAAGGAGTTGTATGTGTGGGAGGAGGTCGCCTTGCCGCAGGCCACCGGTCGTTATTTTCTCACAATTTGCAGTCGCAGCCATTTGATACTGGCGGTGATACTGAAAATTTTCGATGCGCCAGACTTGTCGCCCGACGACACTGTGCCGCCATCGCTGTTCTACATCGAAGAAATTCAGGAGACGCTTGATCATCTCATACAATGCGGCATTGAATCGTTAGCCATATTTTGGTCCATCTCTAATAAGCGTCCGGAGGTGTTGGATAAAGTTGAGCAGCCTGATGATGCCAGCGCCGAGAAGGAGTCACGAAAAATTGagaatttcataaaacaaaaattctccGCCGCCGCATCGGCCGCCACAGGTGGCGCTACAACGCAGGAACGCGCCGGCAATCAACGCACACTTGGTTTCGATGAGGAGACGCACCTCTGCTCGTCGCTTGGCGGTTCGTCCATACACAGTCTCACACCGAGTGAAGATGACTCGAGTCGCAAGCGTCTAACCGCCAGCAGCGTCATAAACGCCACCACCAGCAATGCCGGCAATAATGAGGACTCTGATAGCGGCGGCTCAGATTGGGATAACTTTGGCGAACAAAATCCCTTACATTATGGCTGCGACTCGGAGCTGCAATCGCCAATGACCGAATCACTGTGGAAAGAAATCAATAATGTTGTGCCGGTTAAAATCTCCGCCGGCTGGAAGAACGCTGTCTTCTATTATGTCTATGTGGACAATACAAATGGTTCGGTGTTCTGTCCGCTTAAAGCGAACTCCGAGTCATTTCCCTTTCTTGCCGAAATGCGTAAAGCTTGCCATACTATACGCGCCGTTTTACAGAATACCAAACATTATCGGCGTCTGTTGGCGCAAGAGAACTCCAAACCGGCCGTTGGCAAAGGTATGCTGGCCATTAAGGAACATGGTATGACAATACAAGTGCGCGAGTTCACGGATGCCACGGCAACTAGCACATCGGATGCGGAGAGTGTTGTTAAGGGACGTTTCGTAGTCGTCGGTCGTTTATTTAACTCGCCGTTGAAGGAGGTTTACGTATGTCATAAGCCCGATGTGCCACAAAATATGGTGGAAATGGCTTTCCGTCTGTCATTCTTCTCGGTAGGTTAA
- the LOC126761555 gene encoding phospholipase A1 1: protein MSYAIIFVFCVILSNTYQTQSTDEPETTASLQTTATPETAENATAVSRALSWSMFSSFSSFSNKISELLVVKKNVLAAYPLQLASTLIDKLCSNTLFMTHVPAKFTPDISKMHFQYITSCQNYSVPLMKAEQLWQHMSFNKKRKVVILATGWTNTVNDSSTLALLSKAFLCRKDVNFIIVDAAYYVDTLYKWAALNTEEIGEYIAKGLRHLIKVVPLKNIHLVGHSLGAHIMGKAGRTFTKLTGKKIPRITGLDPAKPCFYKNDTLYSLRRGDADFVDVIHTNIGILAKKKPLGDIDFYPGGANSLPPGCLTVTCAHIRAVEYFAESVYPGNAKNFIGLKCADWNDLKKLNCPADHTSPMGYAVDKQARGIYYVPVNRKSPYGKNAKPNSARWENAKCNKCEKVRRKKREKRRGKGFNRWLSSLVVNSQIFKGV from the exons ATGAGTTACgcaattatatttgttttctgcGTAATCCTTTCGAACACTTATCAGACGCAAAGTACTGACGAGCCGGAAACTACTGCCTCCCTGCAAACTACTGCCACCCCGGAAACT GCTGAAAATGCCACGGCCGTTTCACGGGCTCTCAGTTGGTCGATGTTTTCGTCGTTTTCATcgttttcgaacaaaatttcagaactaCTTGTGGTGAAGAAGAACGTGTTAGCTGCATATCCACTGCAACTTGCCTCCACACTAATCGATAAGCTAT GTTCCAACACGCTGTTCATGACTCATGTGCCAGCCAAATTTACACCAGATATAAGCAAAATGCATTTCCAATACATTACCAGCTGTCAGAATTATAGCGTACCACTTATGAAGGCGGAACAACTTTGGCAACACATGAGCTTTAATAAGAAGCGAAAAGTTGTCATTTTAGCTACCGGTTGGACCAATACAGTCAATGATTCTTCCACGTTGGCGTTGCTTTCGAAGGCGTTTCTTTGTCGCAAGGATGTGAATTTCATA ATTGTTGATGCCGCATACTATGTGGACACATTATATAAATGGGCCGCATTAAATACTGAGGAGATTGGCGAATATATAGCGAAAGGTCTAAGGCATTTGATAAAAGTAGTACCGCTAAAAAATATACACTTAGTCG GACACAGTCTCGGCGCACATATAATGGGTAAGGCTGGTCGTACTTTCACCAAATTGACTGGAAAGAAAATACCACGTATTACCGGTTTGGATCCGGCCAAGCCATGTTTCTACAAAAACGATACACTCTATAGCTTGCGACGAGGCGATGCTGATTTTGTGGATGTCATTCACACAAATATCGGTATATTGGCGAAGAAGAAACCGCTTGGCGATATTGATTTCTATCCTGGTGGTGCTAATTCGCTGCCACCAGGCTGTTTGACTGTAACCTGCGCACATATACGTGCCGTCGAGTACTTTGCTGAGAGTGTTTATCCGGGGaatgcaaaaaatttcattggctTGAAGTGCGCGGATTGGaatgatttaaagaaattaaattgccCAGCCGACCACACCTCACCCATGGGTTATGCGGTGGATAAACAAGCTCGAGGTATTTATTATGTGCCCGTGAACCGCAAATCACCTTATGGCAAAAATGCGAAGCCGAACAGCGCACGCTGGGAGAATGCCAAGTGTAATAAGTGTGAGAAAGTGAGGAGAAAGAAGAGGGAAAAAAGGAGGGGAAAAGGGTTTAACAGATGGTTAAGTAGTTTAGTTGTTAATAGTCAAATATTTAAAGGAGTGTGA